CCGAGCAGATACCCGAGCAGCATCGAGCCCGTATCCCCCAGGAAGATGCGGGCGGGATTGAAGTTGTACGGGATAAACCCGAGCGCCCCGCCGGCCAGCGCGGCCGCGAGGATCGCCGTCCCGACGTCGCCGCGGTGATACGCCGCGACCAGCAGCGTCGTTCCGGCGATCGCCGCGATGCCCGAGGCCAGCCCGTCCACGCCGTCGATCAGGTTCATCACGTTGCAGAGGGCCACGACCCACACCACCGTGACGATCGCCCCGAGCGGCCCGACGACGAACACCATGCCGCCGAGCGGATTCGTGAGCACGTCCATGCCCACCCCGAACGGCAGCAGCACCGCCGCGGCCAGCACCTGGCCGATGAGTTTGACGATCGGCCGCGTCCCCCGCACGTCGTCGAGCACGCCGACGAGCGTGATGAGCGTCGCCCCGAGCAGGAGGGCCACGATCGGCCGGTCGATCGCCGGCACGTACGGGATGACGACGGTGATGCGGTGCGTCTCGAACGCGACGCGGATGGGCCGTTCCACCGGCAGACCGACGAGGACCGCGGCGACGAACGCCACGTAGATGGCGACGCCGCCGAGCCGGGGCACCGGAGCCCGGTGGATGTGGCGGCCGCCGGGACGGTCGAGCACCCCCAACTGCGTGGCGACCCACACCACGATCGGCGTCACGGCATAGGCGATGCCGAGCCCGATAGCGCCGGCGACCAGGAACGGTGAGATCGTCACCGCGGGCGGCCC
This region of bacterium genomic DNA includes:
- a CDS encoding MraY family glycosyltransferase → MTISPFLVAGAIGLGIAYAVTPIVVWVATQLGVLDRPGGRHIHRAPVPRLGGVAIYVAFVAAVLVGLPVERPIRVAFETHRITVVIPYVPAIDRPIVALLLGATLITLVGVLDDVRGTRPIVKLIGQVLAAAVLLPFGVGMDVLTNPLGGMVFVVGPLGAIVTVVWVVALCNVMNLIDGVDGLASGIAAIAGTTLLVAAYHRGDVGTAILAAALAGGALGFIPYNFNPARIFLGDTGSMLLGYLLG